TTTGGAGATATGAGTTGACACCCTTGTAGTCTATTGGAAGAACTAAAAGTTTCATGTTGCTTCCCGTGGAAACAAAATGTATATTGGTGTTTGAGAATCTGTCTAGCAGGATTTTGTAATGTTGGTTTTGGCAGCTGTGTTCAAAGTTTTATGTAGTGAACTGTGAGCAATTCTACTCAATAAATCGGTAGGGTTTACGAAGAGACTTCACAAAATTGTGAAGCTTAAACTTTTTCTGatctttatctatatatataaagcaaaagacagagaatggtaaaacattcaaaatactagaaaatgccattggttaatgcaaacattaagaattgaaattattaattaaatgacgataatatggtaaatttatactttttcatattaaaaaaattaaaattaaaagaaaaaatagatattgtattctatttttatggaacacaattactcattatctttttaattttaaaataaatttaattttttttataaaaaaagccTCTTGTAAGCGCGTGCGAAGAGGCTTGTGGGCTTTAAAACGAAATGGAAAAGTTTGACATAGAGAAGTGTATCTCAACTTTTTGTGATCTTTGATAGGTTAACTAAATTTTAACAAAGAGCATTGGCCCTATTGCTTGCCATCTCTTATCTGTTACTCCAATCGAAGATCTcatgccaatggtgttacaCTTACATATATAGTTGTATTCAGTTGCCAGATATCTGGGAACATAAGAATCCACAACAGTAAAATCTTGGCCATTCAATTGATCTAAAGGCTGAAAACTTCAAAATACTAAACTGTGTCGAACTGTGGCTGTGAGTTAACAAGGGAATTCTGACAAACACCACCGAAGTTTAACATTTAGGACCTTTCAACATCTGTCTGCAATCTCAGCTTCTGTAGTAGTTAGCCTCTATAGAGAGATGTGGAGCTGGTTTCCTAGTCTTAACTTGTAATTCCAATCGGTGCTTGTCACCAAAGGACTTGCAAATTTCAACTCAAGTCCATGCCTTCtattacaacttacaagtcTCTACCTTGTAGCATATCCTCTTCAAATATATAAACTTCACATTATCTGAGCCACATCCACGTTTTCTGTGCAATCAGACCCACATTTGACAAGTAAACGAGCTGAATTTGCAAAAGTGTGTTTATTGATGCAAATGATCACAATTTGCAGAAGTATAGCCAAATGAATTGTGTAACACGTAAACAAAGAATATCAAATCTTGCAACGTAAAATTTTAATCTCTAATCATACACAAAgccaagattttttattttttatttcaacaaaGCATCAGGAAATTAAAGAACGATAACTCAAAGTCTTCAAAATTGGTTATTAGTTAGACTTCAGGAGTTTCAAATTAGTATTTTGTTAAGTATATCAAACAAAAGCTAtatttaaacaaattaaaagacTAAACTTGCAAAGACTAAACTTTATGTTGTTAGACACTCTAACCTTGGATCAGTGAACTCACGATATATCTCCAATGTCAGCTCTAACTTCAAATCCCTCTCCTTGAAAGATTAGACCTATACCAGATgatgaaacaaaaaacaaactaaaTGATGTCAAGTCAATTAGACAAGAGAGAAACAAGTATATCAGGCTATATTAATATAGAAGTATAACTGTATAACTCATGAACCTAAGCTTATACAGCATTCAACAAAATACCATGAAAGTTAATgaacattaataaaaatctCATTCTTTTTGGAGAAAGGTTGGAATAGattataaaattacaaaattacaaaattacaaaaattacaaactgcTTCAAATCATCATAATCACAATGTGAATATTCATCAGTCATTACCTGCCATTGCAAGCAGTTCCCTTTTCTAATGAATCATGTCTTTCTTCTCATGCATGATGGGATAAATTGCAAATCATGGTGGGATAAATTGCAAATCATCATAACCTTCCTTCCCCAACAAACCCAAAAGTACCTTTTTAACCTGTATATAATGTCAAGAGGAACTAGCCTCAACCCTTCTTTTGAATCTCCATCCAGCTAAATCCAGGATCTTTCGAGAGTCCTTTAGCTTGCATGTATTTCCGTATTATTCTCACTTGATCCCACTTCCCTAAAGCTGCATACACATTTGATACCAAAACATGATACCCAGTATCATAAGAATCCAATTGAATTATCTGCTCTGAGGCACGTGCAGCTATGTTTGCTTCTCCGCTTGCTCGACAGGCACTAAGTAAAGATCCCCAGATACTTGCATCTGGCTTCATTGGCATTGAATGGATAAAGTCTTCTGCTTGAGCCAATAAGCCACACCGTGACAAGAGGTCAACTACACAAGCATAGTGTTCGATCCTTGGTTCAATTTTGTAGTCGTTCTTCATCCGGTTGAAGTAAGCCAGGCCTTCTTCTACCAAACCTGAATGGCTACAAGCGAATATAACAGCAAGGAAAGCAAGATGATCAGGAAGGACGCTTGTTGCTTCCATTTCTGCAAAAGTTCTCAATGCTCTCACACCTTCACCATATGTCCCAAATGCAGAGATCATCGAAGTGTATGTCACGACATCCTTCTTTTTCATATGCTCAAATACTAGTACGGAGTTTTCCAAGCGACCACAGCTAGAATACATTTCTATTAGTGCATTCCCAACTGGAACATCTGAATGAAATCCTAACCTGAAAATGCATCCATGGATCTCTTTTCCTTGTTGCTTTGCAGCAAGTAAGGAACACAGGGGCAAGATGCCTAACATGGTGGCCGCATCGGGCATCACTCCCTCATTCCTCATTCTGAGGATCATTCTTAACCCTAAAATACGATCATCATAATGAATGCATGCAGAAATTATGGTATTCCATGTTACTACATCACGAACTTTCATGTTCTCAAATAGTATTAGTGAATCCTGTATTTTGCCACATTTAGCATACATATCGGCAAGTGCATTGTTGACAATAACATCATAATCGAATCCCAGTTTTACTATATCACAGTGGATCATTTTCCCCTTTTCCACATCTGCTAGCTGAGTAGAAATAGATAGGATCATCACGTAACTCACAGAGTCCGGTATCATGTTACTCTTCATCACCTTAAAAAGGTTTAACCCTTCATCACAACAACCATTAAGAAAGTAGCCATTGATCAATGAATTCCATGACACAGAATCCCGGCATTCCATATGATCAAATACTTCCTGTGAAGCTAATAAATTTCCACATTTTGCGTACATATCAATAAGTATGTTATTTGCCATAGTATCAAATGAAAAAGCACTTCTTTTCATGTAGTCGTGAACATATCTTGCAAGTCCCAAGTCCCGTAAATGAGCGCAAGCACGAAGAACAGAAGTGATTGTCAGCAAGTCAGGTGTAAATTCATTTACCATTTCCATAAACAGATTTATTGATTCTTCAAACAACCCCAACTGAGAGTACCCACAAATGACAGTGTTCCAACTAACAGAGTCCCTAACCACCGTCCTCTGAAAAAAGAGTTGCGCATCTTTTAACCAACCAAATTTGAAGTACATTGAAAGAAGTCCATTGCTTACTAAAACATCAGCATGGACCCCGATCTTCTCAACCAACGCATGAACTATCTGACCCTCTCTAACATCAACCAAGCTTCCGCACGCGGGCAAAACACCAGATATGGAAAAAGAATCCGGTAACAACCCATCCATTCTTAACCTATGAAAAATTTCCAAAGCTTCCTCCCAATATCCATTTGAACTGTAGCCAGAAATCAGACTATTCCACGAGACGATATCCCTAAGAGGCATTTCCTCAAACATCCGCCGTGCTTTACCGAATTCACCAAATCTAGCGTACATATCAATCAGTGCATTACCAATATACAAGTCTGAGCCAAAACCCATTTCTGAAATACGCTGATGAACAATCATACCCGTTTCCAGGTCACACAACCCAGCACAGGCATTGATCACAGAAGGAAATGTATACCTATCAGGTTGAACATTCATTTTCTGCATTTCAGTGTAGTGGCCAAGAGCTTTTGAGTAAAACCCATTATGGATAAGCGCTCTAATGATTGAATTCCATAGATAGGGATTGGTTTTGGGAAAAGCTTGGTGGAAAACTGAGAGGGACGCAATTGGGTCTCTGAGTTGGGCATACTTGCTTATGAGTTTGCCAGAGAAGAAGACGCAATGGTGCAATCCAAGAGTGACAATCAACGAATGAACTTTTTGTGCTTCTGTCCGGTTTTTAGCAGAAGACAAAGCTTTAGAGAATAACGGATATACAACTTCTTTGGTACGACCACTTACACTGCCCAAGTTTGCAGTTTTCATGAATGCCAATATGAAATGAAGGCTCTAATAAATGTCGAGTCACCCAGCAGCATCGTATTGGCTTCCCCTCggcttttcccttcttttttatcttcttGAAATCAGAGAATTAGTTCGTCAACttccctaaattttttatttttatctttaaacaCAAGTCCCGGTCTAAACTACTTTAAATTAGAGACTCTAACCTATGAGGCTAAATCCAACTCAAGAAAGGTAAGGgtcaaaatttgggaaaatccAAACTTATAGCCAAATACCAGTCCAGCTATTGCCTGCATGGACTGAAAAACTTTTTGGTGGAAACCACTTAAGGCTGACGCAGCTCATGTGCAAGGAGGAATCAATGGGCGCTAGATGTTGCGTGCTGTTGCTGCATAAGTTGTCGTGCGCCAGGTGTGGCATGCTGGTGtcgtctctttctttttcttttctttttttttaattttattccaaCAATAATCCAAAACCAACGATCCATATtaaatccaaattattttaacggtaaaaaaaatatccaacGATCCATATTAAATTCAAGCTATTCTACTTGCAAAATTCTCTCTAGGGTTCTTCTCTAGCGTCCTCTAGAGAGAGTGGGTCTTGCTCCATCAAGACTCGAGATTACTACAACGACTGATTGGATGCGTTGGCGAGACTAGCAAGTGTTGGTTGACGCTACTGGTGTCTAGATTGAGGAAGGAAGGGTTTTAGTCAAATCGATTTGCGATGCTATGGAGACCATGATGAAGGATTTCTCATCCCAGTTTGCCCCAACTAAAGCAGAACAGGAAGAGATTATTATAGACTCGACACGAGTTATGGGCATTATGACAGAATCTTTATATGGTGGCCGAATGCAGTTGTTACTATAATTGATATTGGGAAAGACAGAATCTTTTGTGCCTTCAACTCTAAGGAGGAGAGGAAAACAATTATCCGAAGCGGGCCATAACTATACAATGGATATCTTCTGGCGATGGTAGAGGCTGATGGTATTACAAACCCCGAGCATATCCCACTCTCGTCACAGGCTTTTTGGGTTTGAGTTATGGGTTTTTTGCTGGCATACATGAGGAGAATGACGGGCAATATTATTAGAGGTTGACAAGATTCTATGGTGGGTGGTTTGGGTGATCAATTTCATTGGAGGTTGACAAGATTCTATGGTCATCCTATGACTAACGAGAGGCATCTATCATGGAGCTTTATTCGATTATTGGTCGGCGAGACCAAAACTTCGTGGGTTTGTTTTGGCGATTTTAATGAGCTACTACATAGCCAAGAGATAGAAGGCTGCGTTGTTCGACCCATTCGACAAATCCTCACCTTCTAGGAGATGGTGGCTGATTGTGGGCTGAACGATCTAGGCTTTGATGGGCCACCTTTGACTTGGTTCAGTACAAGGAACTGAGGCATCAAGGAGCGACTGGACCGTTCTTAGCTAACCAGCCCTAGCATGCCCTGTTTTCGTGGTTAAAGTGCAACATCTTAACCCCCAGGTGCCCATTCTCTTATCTCTTGGTCCATAGACGAGCTCTGGTCCTTGCAAAAGTTACTTCAAGTTCAAAAATATATGAGTGCAACATGAGGATTGTGACATCATTATAACGGAAGCCTGGGGTATTCTTATGTTTTAGGTTgtagaaaaaaatcaaagctaCACGTGTTTATTTGCTGCACTAGCATTGGGACTTTTTCCAAGGAACAAAATGGGAAATTCAGAAAGTCATAAGCCAACTTACGAAACTGTGGAGTAATCCTTGTGATACCCTGACTATACAAACTCATCAGATGCTTACAAAGCAACTTGATACCCTTCTTTCTCGTGAAGAGGCCTTCTGGCAACAAAGATCTTGGGTAGCATGGGTTAAAAGAGGGCGACCGAATACAAAATTCTTTTTATCAACGTGCTACCTATCACCGACAATGGAACAAAATACCTGGTCTTTTTTATGGCAGGGACCGGTGGAAGGAAGATGGACTCGACATGTAGAGTGTGGATTCCTAAAGTGAAGGATCCCAAGGGAAATGTCCCATCTATTCCCTATCAGTCTCTGTAACGTGATTTTTAAGATTATCACTAAAGTCTTGGCCAACAAGTTGAAGACTATTCTCCCCGATATCATCTCTCCATCCCAAGGTGCTTTTGTGGTCGGACATTTAATTTCTGACAATTCTATGTTAGCATTTTCTTCGACAGCAACGACGTGGTCACAATGGTTTTCTTACCTTAAAACTTGACATGATTAAGGGCTACAATCACATAGAATAGGGTTCTGGAGAACATCATGCTCAAATTGGGCTTCAATGAAATCTGGATTCAACTTGTGCTCATGTATGTGTCGACGGTTAGCTATTCCTTTGTGATTAACGGTGACGTCATTAGCTATCTCCATCCATCTTAAGGTCTTCGTCAGGGCAATCCTCTCTCCCCGTATCCTTCTGTTATGTGCATCCTCTCTCCCCAAGGACGAAAGAGAGCTTGGTTTTCGTAACATGTATGCCTTTAATTTAGCCTTATTAGCCAAACAGGGTTAGCTTTGCAGAACCTTCGCTTCCAGCTCGAGTTTTTAAGGCTAAGTACTTCTTGCATACCTCTTTTTTAGAGGTTGATGTACCTTCTAATGCCTCTTGTCTTGGGAAAAGTGTATATGCAACCAAGACTGTTATCAATGGTGGCTCTTGTTGGCAAATTGGCGATGGCACCTTCACTTGTATCTGGGAGGACTGATGGTTACCCTGATTATTCATCTTCATGCTTTACTCGTTGAAGCCTACTACCTCCAAGGGCACAGTGATTGCTAATTTATTCTTGACACATCAACACGATTGGGATGTCCCCAAGCTTTCatgcatgttttttttctcctaGATGAGGTCGAGTTAATCCGTTCCATCCTTTTAAGCTAGCAACGTGCTCCTGACAAATTGATGTGGCActatgataaaaataaataaataaataaaaaagcaaaacaaaaaggcaAGTTTACAGTTAAGGGCGCCTATCAAGTGGCCCAAAACTTTGTCACTCCCAACACTTCATCCTCATTGACTTCAACGACGCCGTGTCTTCTCTGACTAGCTTTTTGGAAAGCTGGGGTCcctaaaaatcaaaattttctggTGAAATGTGTGCTCAGCTCACGAAACATAACCTTTCCAAGAAGCAAGTCCCATTTGATCCCACATGTGTTTTCTGTGGAGGTGACTGTCAATCGACCGTACACCTACTACGTGACTACATTTTTGCTGAAGGTGTTTAGCGTTGCTTCCCTTCCTTTAACTAAAATAAAGTCTATCATGGTGAGCCGGCCAAGGAGTGGGTTCATAGCCACCTTGatctcctctctctcactgaCTTTGCCACCTTTCTGATGCTGGGTTGGGCCATTTGAGAGGCTAGGACGCCTTGGTTTGGGAGGTTAAATAATCAAGACCTGAGGAAGTGTACATCAATGTTGTCACCTGCCTCCAAGATTTCTTGAATGTCAATACAAAGGCCCCAAAGTCTGTTTAGTAGCCTATTGGAGAAGTGAAAtgggacaaaaccaaaaaagggGCACCTAAAGGTTAACGTTGATGGTGCTTGGCACACCGGCAGCCCCTTGGGTGGGTTGGGCATTATTGTGCTTAATTCTGAAGGTACCTTCATGGCAGGGTGCATCATGATGGTGGACAATGTTTCTTATGCGGCTCATGTTGAAGCATTAGCTGCCCGTTTAGGCATTTCATTGGCTGTTGAAAGGGGTTTTATGAATGTTTCTTTTGAGAGTGATGCTCTTAAGATTGTGTGAGCAGTTCAGAGGCAATTGACGGATCAATCCTTCTTGGGCTCGATTATGGAGGATACCAAGACCTTGTTGACTCAGATCAATGGAGCACATTTTACGCATATCCACTGAAATGCTAATGGTGTGGCTCATCGTATTGCCAAATTCGCAGCTCACATTGGTACTTTTGTTAGTTAGTTTGAAGAACCTTCGGATTTTATTGTGGAACTTTTATTTGAAGATTGTAACTAGTAATTTTTTCGGGCATGATCTGAGGGGAATTGAGGGGCACTCTACCAGAGGTAAGACTCCTGCTCCCGCTCGCCTAATCTTTGTGGACATAGCCTGATTTTTGTACTCGTTACTTATCTTTCTTCAATAAATACTATCGCtcttttcaacaaaaaaaaaaaacccctaaaAAAGCcagtaattatattatttagaGGGGAGTAGTTAATCTCATACTCATTCACTCTCTTCCTTATTTTTGACTTTCCCCATTCATAATTTCTCTCATTCCAAGTTTACATGCCatatacaaaaaattaaacttatagagtttataaataaataaatatatatataagtatttaaaagaaacaagatCAACGAAGCGGTCAGACCAACGAAGCCAACCTAAATTCAGTTAGGATTAGGGTTTAGTCTCCACTAGGGGTGGTCATGATTTGGGTTAGTTCAGTTGTGGGCCCAATCGACCACCGAACCGTCCAAATTGATTGCGCAAAATTCCATATTGAAACCAAACCAACTAGGGTTCTAACTCACAAGGTCGATTCACCAACTATGATGGGTTgaattgggttgggttggttcGTTTCAATGACATCCAACCAGGAGAAGAGAAGTGGCAAGGCAAGGCTCTGATGACGAGCGGAGCTTTGAATTGATCTACTAATTCATTGACGATGATGAAAGATTGAAAGTGAGAAATGAaggtgagaaagagagatatcTCGggcaagagagaaaaagtgcAAGAAATGAGGAAAAAAGGAGATGAGAGTGCTGTGGAGAGGGAGGTGAAGACTAAGTCACTGAAGAGAGTGCGAGATTGGCAAATTGATGATCAAGACGagacatagagagagagagtgaggatatatatatatatatagagagagagagagagagatgaactCAAGAGGCAATGAGAGGTGTGGTTTGGTTACAAttgaatctataaaattaaaccAGTTCCAAGCCAAACTAAACcagtttgatttggtttttttaataaaattattaaaaaatctaAAGACCAAAATCGTTCGGTTCGGCCGGGTTTTCAGTGCATTTGCCCAGCCCTCTCTCAAACGGGATCAACCCGACCTGCGCCGGCTCCATGGTTGATtcacatggaaaaaaaaaaaaaaaaaactccaccGTGTGTGTTTCTACGTGAACTGTTAGATATCAATCCTtagtgttataaaataaactggtatatgtgcgaatatggagctgcacgtaaagtagatgagacacagtatttaacgaggttcggctatgcctacatccccggagagcagcagcagtaacttttcactatgtaaaataatagggctacaactttgtgtttacaatatgtatggctcactcaattttctctcttggagaatttctctcttgctctctttcctctcaactcactcaccctcattcttccttctcttcctcttctatatgtgtgaacttctcttgatggaggtatctatttataggcctaagacattggttgttcacctcacaaaataattggtagacaacatcattaatattcttcaatcaacaacatcattaatattcttcaatcaacaacatcattaatattcttcaatcaattgggtagtggtttggtttggtgggtgtgtgattaggtttggtgggtgttagttggctatgtgggcttcacctattcttctttacttattcttctttacaacactcccccttggagaccacatgtccctagattggttgcctcattaaaaccttgcttggagaaaaacccagtgaggtagaaaactgatggaaggaagaaaaagagtacagcaatctgtatagcatacttctggatgctccccctgattaatatctccccctgatgtcttcatgactatcttttggagtgagaatctttcggagtgagtggaggatatagccattaataattctcgtagttgagtaagtaaatatatttccagtgagctatctctatgtaaatcatagaaattttcagagtccgcgtttctaacaaaacttgggctatttgtaagttcacttgaaagaatatgcccgtacatggtgttatgcggagatagcatcaaatatacctcacatcatcccaaaatgatggtgatggagttgagccctatctggaaaatatgatgtccggtccaatatacttccggaaaatcattaaagtgtccaacggataattctcataaaaatgcttcaatactttcttagtataagcaagaatcacgttggcataatgctcgatccttaagtcgagacaaatatttcttgaactctgcAGAAGCtgtaatgtgttgcaatcacattataatcaatgtactcactgaggtaatttatgcatattaatattgagtactaattttgtgcttcaagcacatgtcctttagggacttgttttatgcaatgtcaatcctctcaacggattttgtttaaaagggattaaactttatgacacattatatagcttttacccagctatttatatatctttaggaaatcgcttctggcgatatgctccgtgcatttaataacccttaaagataatatgttggtctccgtaattgtgtaataagagggggcacaattgaatctgtaaatatggagaaaacccaacatttcttgtttctgccagaaacagtgtgtcatacaaagtaggtatattcccttttattccgaacacccaagtataaatttcagtattaacatcttttggggttcgtactgtgggtttgttctttcatgttcattctcatctataatggaattacctcattccattttggccaataatattgtcgacatttaataattgaacgtggttccaatcaacacagcccattgatgatttgagtagctactccaaaaccaaaaattgtcattcatcaattcatgatcaaaaattgtcattcatcaattcatgatcccaccattctcatttgcatgcgcatgcatcaattataagcatttctttgcttttgggtacccaagccacttcagggggcttttattatgtgagaatgtggattataacctccaatggagtgctattttacatagggcgtggaaaatctccatttagggagttggaacatttagaacccatatatctgtcatgctgcaggcatgccacagattaatacatacatgtcaattaatttctgggaccttaacccatattatgggactttaacccatataatttgctacgcattaggcgtgcataatatcaatattgacatgtcaaaggattgtcctttcgggacttcaatccacatcatttgctacgcaacaggtgtgcatcatattgatcactgctatacccatattctgttcttatgggactttaatctgtgcagtgtattatcaatgtatccaacttacaatctgtaaaatttgcattaataattcatggatacatacaagccattcttttggaacggacttatctttcaagataaaatatcaaataagtatataagcataaaataacacaagtattgcttacgtccttaggtgggagaaaattttctcaagtatcattcaagcttgtatcggcccagtaaatgtagcgcttgatgatctagttatatcctgcaagagtaaaatcacaactcttttctctgtcaaaaacaaataaccctcagagagttacaaaaagagaaaaaatgcaaaaaattgtgatattgattgcaagagaaggtaagcaatcagggaagaaagctggtgggagcaaacaacaagctctcatttctcctagtctagaaggacctcaggagattagagcataaggtcgccttcacagttccctgatgtggcggaaacgtgatcagggatagtctcgcttcctgaatggatgatcagagatagtcttgcttctcgggcatattaagtgctcactgataagaaaaataagtagatatcgcatcactaggtatggagtaaactggatgtcttctgcaaagaaaatttcgttagtaacacatttatacacaaatacaatgaataggtagaaccggtgaatttcaaattaaccataggaaaattgcgagattctcgggatacttttgaaaaagtagctccgtgaaatccgcaaagcaagatcggcttttgacgaaaataatactttgaaaacgccgaaagtgccgacaaacattaatggaggccacgtgaagttttggaatctgggaaagaaaaagagaatatggggatccgaaaagatattgggatcctgaaaaaaacggtagccatatttcctcctatagatattgcctttgcaaaacttgatttggagcaactgcgtttcaacttaacttccttcatttcctgaaactttagttttcttaaggctttcttcgaaaccttcttaaaaatggcttcctcttcttcctgcccaaattatatcaatttaaatgatactcccacaacaacgagtgacgcccaagtttggcgtccatcctttgtatccaaaaatcgtcatatcacagttaatgattctgtgatgatgaatgatgctactgctgtcatagtagctaggaatttcattactccaatggatgaaatgttgttgacagggagatcagaggaagaggctattgatgactcaatggcttttagcattcagagtgctgcttctgtttctaacatggctgatcgtttgcgtgccagagcaaacgaagttgagaatttaacaactgaaaattcgtctcttcaaagaatgcttcatgagtctcaacaggaggttgagaaacttaaaggagagaataatgccttgttgaaactggtgagttcgtactctgttgatacactgagaaggctagacatgctgcaggtctccaatgaaagaattttgggagaccatgagaggctcatggctaagcttaagaggcgtcgtcctcttccttcagaggcttcaggaacataatgtatttttatagattttacagggcctgcacctttattgcaggaaaaaaatctatatgttgtatgttcctgttataataattgcgcacattcttaaacttgc
Above is a window of Prunus persica cultivar Lovell chromosome G2, Prunus_persica_NCBIv2, whole genome shotgun sequence DNA encoding:
- the LOC18785145 gene encoding pentatricopeptide repeat-containing protein At3g03580, with the translated sequence MKTANLGSVSGRTKEVVYPLFSKALSSAKNRTEAQKVHSLIVTLGLHHCVFFSGKLISKYAQLRDPIASLSVFHQAFPKTNPYLWNSIIRALIHNGFYSKALGHYTEMQKMNVQPDRYTFPSVINACAGLCDLETGMIVHQRISEMGFGSDLYIGNALIDMYARFGEFGKARRMFEEMPLRDIVSWNSLISGYSSNGYWEEALEIFHRLRMDGLLPDSFSISGVLPACGSLVDVREGQIVHALVEKIGVHADVLVSNGLLSMYFKFGWLKDAQLFFQRTVVRDSVSWNTVICGYSQLGLFEESINLFMEMVNEFTPDLLTITSVLRACAHLRDLGLARYVHDYMKRSAFSFDTMANNILIDMYAKCGNLLASQEVFDHMECRDSVSWNSLINGYFLNGCCDEGLNLFKVMKSNMIPDSVSYVMILSISTQLADVEKGKMIHCDIVKLGFDYDVIVNNALADMYAKCGKIQDSLILFENMKVRDVVTWNTIISACIHYDDRILGLRMILRMRNEGVMPDAATMLGILPLCSLLAAKQQGKEIHGCIFRLGFHSDVPVGNALIEMYSSCGRLENSVLVFEHMKKKDVVTYTSMISAFGTYGEGVRALRTFAEMEATSVLPDHLAFLAVIFACSHSGLVEEGLAYFNRMKNDYKIEPRIEHYACVVDLLSRCGLLAQAEDFIHSMPMKPDASIWGSLLSACRASGEANIAARASEQIIQLDSYDTGYHVLVSNVYAALGKWDQVRIIRKYMQAKGLSKDPGFSWMEIQKKG